GGAAGGCGTACCACATACTTCCCATCGGATTGGCGAAAAGTAGTTTCCTTGTATTTTTGTAGACATTGATAATCATCAAACGACATTTCCTCATTTTCGTTAATATCTTCAATGGACCAAAATTTGTGAATGCTATCTAAGTCCACCATGATGACATTACAGTTGTAGGATTTTACACTTCCGCACAAAATCCAGCCTAGCCGCGTCTGTTGCGCAATAGGCATGTTGTCATTTTCTTTGATGATTCCTCCCATAATTATAGAAGAATAAACATCAGCGCCCAGTAATAAGTCTATTGTTCTGCTACGATAAAATTCAGGGTCTGcaagttgtatatttttaatatattcccaTGATGGTTTTGAGAATGATTTGTTAGGGAGATTGTTTACAGCGTGGCGCATGATAAATACATCTAGATTAAGCTGGTACGAGTCATGACAAGATGATAGGGTGATGTTCATAGTACCtttgcaattattttctttcgctcCTACTCCTAAGATAACTCCCTTGCAGTGCTTACGAGGTAGTCCCAACCGTTGAGCGCCATTCTCGGTGATAATCGACGTTTGAGATCCCTGGTCGATAAGCGCTCGCATGGTATGAAGAGAACCATCAACAGCTTGGACGTTGATCAGAGCGGTTGCTAATAAAATCTCCTGAGTGTCATCTAGTGACGCGTTAGATTTCGAAACGGTGCTGTTGGACTTTGTATTCGACGTTGCAGTGTTTGCTGATGCGGCAAAGGCTTCATGAACCAAAGTATGATGATTTAATTGGCACTTATGACATCTTTTTCTTGAAAAACATTCATTACCGTTATGATTATAAAGGCAATTTTGGCATAACGATAGCTTTTGAATTGTTTGTCGCTTGATATTTGGTTGATACGCTAAAAACGTTTCGCAATATGGAATGGCGTGATCTTTATTGCAAACGGGGCATTTTGTCTTCGCTGTTGACGTTAACCTACTtttgctattaaaattatttgatttaaataattgattttcattgcttacatatgatttaaatgtatatggttttttaaaatttgaggGCTGAAAGATATGTTGCGGATGCGGGATAGATTTTGAGGGATCTTGTTTTCGTTTAGAGGACTCTAGAGCGGTAAATTTGGcttctaaaaattgtaataaatcttttaaaactggTAAATCTCTCGGATGCTTGAGTGACTCGATGTAGTCGTTGTGAGTGTCCGCATCTAATTTCTGCGTGAGTATGTATACAATGATAGGGTCCCAATTCTCTATGCTGACTCCCAAGTTTTTGATAGCATTAAGGCATTCGTTGGTGGTGTCGTGAAtcctttttattgaaattgcgGACTGTTGCTGCATAATAGGCTGGTTGAGTAGGACACTCATGtgagaattaaaaattagttttgtgTTGCTGTATCGGTTGTTTAACAAATCCCAACATACTTGATAGTTATCTGTGGTAATGTGTAGATGTTGCACTAGCTTTTCTGCTTCGccctttaatttactttttaaaaactgCATTTTTTGACTATTTGATAAGGCTCGATTCGTGTGGATGGTTTCGACAAACAAGTCTTTAAAGGATAACCACTGGTGGTAGCTCCCACTAAACACAGGGATATCCATTTTCGGGGTGGTTTTCTCCCGATACAGATCAGACCACATCTTGCTgttgatactttttttaatttcgttaaatttgGATTCATAGCTGCTAAACATCTCTTCATATTCTTGATCGTCTTCGTATAATTCGCTGTCTATCTCCCAGTGCAACGCGTCAATGATGGTCCAGCGTGATtgtaccgacttcaaaatatctTCGTATTCCCATTTTTCTGAGACAATGTCGAGATCGATGCTGCTAATTGTACGCTGAAATGCCTTAAAATTGCTTCTTTGCCTTCTCAACATTTCCTCTAATTTGCTGCTATTACCTTGGGTTCGCGAAGTTTCTTTATCGGATGATGTCACCGGACGTGACACGCTGCCAGACGACGGTATAGCTGTAAAGCCTGGCAGTTGCAACGGGGTGGCTGGTTTTAGTACACTTTTTTCTTTAGACTCACTGGGTAAAAAGGTGAGTAAATAGCTGCGTGTGTCATTGTAAAAATCGGAtgttttcttataataattgttagtGAAATATTCGTTTGATTTGTCACCAGAATCGCAAAGCCTCAAATGATTATTTTGAAACTCCTGCCAATAGCTTTCTAAAGTGCTGAGACGCTTTTTAATATGAGCCGGTGTCTTGCGTTCGGCACCGtctttcttaaaatttattaaaaattgattcatagcCTCCATGATCTGGGTTTGGCTAGCTAGAAGATCTTCCATTTTTATAAACTGATATAAATACTGATACTGCTGATAATAGAGAGCTGTAGACTCACCAAAGCTGCTGCTGGTTAACTTACGTGGCGGCCCTTACTGCGCTCGTAAAAAAGTCACTCGCGATATAAGTCCCGCTCACGAtaagctcgaaggaccaaaaagatGTTTGTTACACCTGAGTTGCTGCTGCTGATTATggtagataaaagatataaaaataaatgttaaaatataaatatatttgctaataaTTAATTGCTATTATGAGCTCACGAACGCGCTGTACGATGATGATATGTGAACGTGAACTGATGTATTTAGCTAATGAATCGTGCAACTAACGTAAACTGCTGATCGGGCGATAGGTATGTGCGGCTGAACCGTACAGTCTTTATCTTTTTAATCGTGATAATTACACATTTTATTGAAAGCGACAGATATTAGTTAACGCTTTTTCTTTTTACCTTTTAAAgctattaatgtaaaaaaaaaaaaaaaaactattagttTTACGTTCACAATTCAAATTTgatactatttaaataattggaATTACTAATACTATTTAAAGAATTGGAAATTGCTAAGTTGATTTTTTAAGTAGAATGGCTATTGGTGAAACATTTCCTGGCCTTCATTATAAACTTCACAACAAAGTTCATCTTTCaaaaattttatctatttagATAGATTTGTTGGGGAAAATCGTTTAGGACGAAGTTttctttaaagtattaaaaggGTTAGTTAATGGAGGTTAACTTATAACTTTGTAAGAATTTTAAACATCACGAGAACTTGTACAAgcaatagaataatatttaaattttaacattaaaaagcTTTCAAATAttcttgaatattttattaacaaaggtactaatatattattagtgaACTGGtgcaagttattttaaaaagaaataacttaaaataaaacattcaatGTGTTTGATGACGTATATGCAAAAACATAGAGCAAAAATATACAGGCCCAAAAAACATCTACAGATCCAAAAGATGACGTAGGAAAACTGATATAATATTTaggaaaaatgtaaatgtaaaaacatttatatagttatttagaGTAATTAGTAAtcgaaatatgtataaatactaCTAAAAATGACACTTTTCTTTCAGATGGCATTTGTAATGTTAGCAGCAACATGGCTCAGTCCTATAACGATATCGTACGCCCCGATATTCATGGGTTGGTACACAACCAGTGAATACATGAGGACGAGAGAACTAAACCAATGcgaatttaaagttaataagcCCTACGCAGTCATATCTAGCTCGATATCATTCTGGATACCATGCACCATCATGGTATTTACCTATCTCGCTATATTCAAGGAAGCGAATCGTCAAGAAAAAGCTCTCCATGCAAGAGCTGGTAACGCAATGCTCATGCATCGTCATTCAAGAGAAGTTGGTGATAAAAACGGCGCATTACACATCAATGCCACAACCCCAACTAAAGACAGGAATATTCTGAAAATGAAACGAGAACACAAAGCGGCAAGGACTTTGGGTATAATTATGGGCGCGTTTATCCTCTGCTGGCTGCCATTCTTCTTGTTCTATTTGTCCACATCGTTGTGCGATTCGTGTACATATCCCGAAGTTGTGACTGTTATCATGTTTTGGACTGGTTACTTCAATTCAGCGTTAAATCCGATAATTTACGCGTATTTCAATAGAGACTTTCGGAATGCTTTTAAGAACACGTTGGCTTGTGCGTTTTGTAGCTTTTGTCGGCGAAGCGCATCCGATTCGGAGGCAATGGAACGGCTGGATAGGAGAGGATCAGCTCAATTAAGAGTACCTATCCCTTCAAGAAGGGCGTCTGACCTAGCGTCCCTTTGAATATCACCGAACTTTCATCAAGTGACAGCCGTTTGACAGGCCTAGTGTTTCAACGAAAAATGATGTATATATTCTGTAAATGACTGATGATCTAATCCATGTGATGTATCAACTGTAAATATCTATACTGAAGTATGTTTATCAATGGTGGTTCTATATGATTATGGGTGTGACGGTGGGGTGgtgttgaaattttattttgtgttgtgATTTTTTAAGCCTTCTAATACTAGCTAgatgatgatatataattaatggtgtgtattttttatgtaaatagttttttttttttttttttttttgaatagagCATCTTAACAAATGTATTAATTCCAAAGATTGGAAATAGGTAGGCCTAAATCATTGTTTCAAAAACATAAAGaggccaaaaataaaaaaatgtaaatattagtttaagaggctttaatttataaataaatgtaccattaaatatttattttaccaattaatatttataaatgttacatTATAAGAAACGATTGATAGCAATAAGTAGACGAATGGAAAATTATCAGATCCTAGTCTTAATGTTTGTTTCACTAGAGgtgcttatattttaaattcgtGGCAATACTAAATGATATCATAAacgaatattgtaaaataaatattacagttaCAGAACGATATGAAATAAATTcaggtaagaaaaaaatataattttccaaTATTTGAAACGATTACAAAacttatcaatatatattaattaatttaaattcaaaagccGCTCAGTTCTACGATGTAACGAATGAAACTTTCGTTGCGTTAAAATGGTTTCAGTTGAGCCCATTAAAACTCTTTCTACCAACTGAtgattttttagatatttaagtaacaattttaaataaaaataatgtatagcAGATAGTGATActgtacatatttaaatataaaagtagttGATATAAAGAGTAAGCTAtgataaatattagtaataaaaataatttaatttaaacatttttagggAGATATGATAATGATTATGGGGACAAATAACGCTTCAATAGAAAATTcgagttttaaaaataattgttgtgCTGTTAACTGTAATAGTCCGAATAGATTTTTGTGTGTCGGTGTCGTGTTTATCCGTTTATAATGTTGATAGACTAACCTTGGCACTGATTCTAGATGACATGAAAAATTCTAATATCGTTAACCCGCTACCTgcacgtttcagcctgtaatatcccactgctgggcataatcctctttctctatgtaagaaaaggatctgagcttaatccttcacgctgctccaatgcggattggcggatatattcgctactttgagtaactatcgctgtcaggtgtacaaaACAACAATCGAGACCTACAGCTTAAcctagaattaaaaattaagaattaattgagatccacaaggactgcacaaacacccatactACGgccaacatctgtatggccaaaacgAATGTTTTTTaagtgcggggattgaaccggcaaccgctagcgcaacagtcacTCGCAGTGCtgcgaccgttgcgccaacgcgtcatcataCCTGCACACGACACTAAAATTGATATCAGAAAAGGAATACTGTTTCACAACAATTACTATGATTGtcacatatataaacattactTTGATGTTAAATTCGAGTGTCATTCAGAATCAGAGCCTTTCGCTAAGTTTGAGCGAAAATGTCGATTGTCCGTCGAATTAGCTCTAGCTAACCTAGtcatattagatatttataaatcaatttcTAGAGATTGTATTGGAtctaaaatttcaattattgaCGCTTGATCGACTTTATCGCTCAAAATTGGAGTAATtgtattttccaaaaaaaattaacttcggTGTTCATGTCGATTCCTTGAAAATATCTTTCGGTCGATGTCCATATAGTATCTCTGCTTGTAACTCCGCGatctcataattatatatataatttagaaaCCGTTTAAAACACCATTTGCATCATAGGATCGaactaaaaaattacattgtCAAGAACGGAATGTACCGTGATtgttgtgtcaaatatatgtatGATGCAAGTGATGTTCTGAATAGTTTTTCTTATGAGAAATCGCTCTATAAAGTCAATGTGTCTTCCTTTTAAATAAGTAGATAATTAAGGCTCAAAATTTAATAGTaggtataaaattagtaatgaatataaatgtaaaatgaaaataaacgaTGACGTAATAGCCTTTCCTTTGTATccaatgtatttatttgtattatatattaattatgtcaTTAAAAGATCATATAATATtcgaaatgtaatttaataaaagtaataatatacgGTTGTGACTTCTTTAGATAATACAACAAACAAATTCATATCTCAATGTCGTTGTTGTGTTTGCGTGTTCTTTGACTGTAACTGTTGTTTTATTGTTCGTTGTTGTAAATTAATTTCGTTTCAATTCAATTaacctatttaatttttttaacttcggTTCAATCCATCCAATTCGATTTTGTTTTGAATCAtccactgtaatttttttaaattagattatgttaaatttaataaaaaaatagcataaaTCTTATTCGATATTAGTAAAAATTCAAgtgtgtatataatatgtgtCTAGGTACTTATGTAATACATAGAGAATTTTCGAATTGAAACTAACGTAGAATTAGTATTCGATGAAACagcaatatgtaattttaaaaataaataaggtagCTTCAGTGTATAGATTAGATATTTcgatttttgaattttgtataATTGATGGAAAAGATATTAGGATATAATAGACAAGTTTTCCTTTGCCtgcgttttttaaattaagatttaagCGAATCGTTCTCTGACCTTGattgaaattatattgtttCCTATATTTTAGGTTGGGCTGTGATAATTTATGTTATTCGTAAGCGAATCTCACATCAATTTTGTGTACTTGTTTTTGACAATTGAAACGATTTTGCTGGAAACTCTCTAAGTAGTCTTTCTAAAGTTTTACGGTTAAGTTTTCTTttcaaactataaatttaagtaaagtttgttaaataatttgcatcgcatttatttgaatagagaaatagttttaatttgcaAATGCATTCAAAATAGGTCACACGAGTCATATGCgtggaatataaaaaatatgtcaattgtataattaaaagttCTTATAATTCCATTCATAgagatttttctaaaatatttttatggataGAACGACTGACGTttttgagaaaataaaatttataaattacgttCCTCTTTCAGAAACAAAACTttcaaatttcgtaaaaaaaattacattattcgAAAATTTATTCCTCAATCTGCATTACGGCTATAAAGGAGGCTCTTACCCGAAAATAGAACAAACTATTCTCAAAACTGAACCGAAAACGACTCGTTTTTTGAATAAAGGAACCGAACGGACTGTTACAGTACAATCTTTTATATtgtcaaaaatatgtatttacaacCAATCCTCTAGTTAATTTCAATAACTTCAGAGcacgtttattaatttactacacGTTTAAATGAGAATTGATCGTTGATATtcgactttatttatttataatacgttaataaattttatttatttagataataatcGCCATGTTTCCTTAGTAGATTTTAATCTTGATACcaaaatgtaactaaaataacttaaaagtaTCTTCGatgtaaatattcttttaatgataaatattatattgaatcGTAATAGCGTAATGATCATTGTCCTTATAAATAGGGTTGTCTTAATTAAGGTGAGTTTGTGGTCTTATTAAGAGTATAACTTAAGACTTTTTACTGtaaattgttttcaataaaacatccaaagtatttataaaattctcgtgtcacaattttagttaaaatactccttcgaaacggctggaccgatttttatgaaattttgtgtatatcgggcaggtctgagaatcagccaatatctatttttcatacaactaactaggttataagggaggggggaTTAACGGGGTttgtaacatatatggcaaaacaacgtttgcggggtcagctggtATATTAGTTCGATACGTAAAACAAATATAGacgttttagttttaaaatacacgtcactaaaaataataattatattaaagtgaaaaaaaatgaacgtaacatcattttaaaattaaaaacttgtatAAAATATGCTAGATACTGTTTTGTCTATTTTTGAGATTTCCTTATGGACTATGACGTCACAATACACTATTCTAATTTcaaatcattgtaaattattattcctAGGCTTCAATGATCGCGTTACGTTTTGGTGgtgaatgtttaaaataaatgtacctgATAAcgattgatttaatttaaataatggtgTTACTGAACAtcgttttgttttgatatattatgtatttcactcgtactttttttttaattaattttattcaacccATAGGGGTCGACTATTTATAGCGTACGGCGCGGAAGGGGGGAGGGGGGTATCGCAATGCtctgtttttcaaaatttaatatttatattatacttttatagtTTCAATAAgtttccacaaaaaaaaaacgtgatttTTGTATATACTACGGTAATTTAAAACCTCACTACATATCACTATGTTTTTGCCAACTTTTTAACCTACCCCAGTTTAAAAAACACCAGTCTCTCAAAAACCACGTGATATATAGAAGAGCCCTaatgagaaatatatttaaatctacTTTATACTacttcaaattaataataaaacccagaaaaaaaatattgtgaaatttagaattattttactatCAGCATAATGACCCagaaaaaacaaatatagtgtaacttacaattattttactaacaGCATATATTTATCTCGTAATAAGACTACAAATCGCGAAGAAATGTAATCAACGGGTAACACCTAATAAATGAGTGTATTCTGctttttgcaaaataataataaaaataatgtttcgtACATGATttaatggttttatttattactatttaaatatatttaaaaaaaaaaccttgaatTATTGTagaccaattttttttacatacaaagGAGTCGTAGACAACCGAAAAAAGTCAAAATTTGTCAATTGCCTTCACAAGGTCTCGAAATTAAGTCACAAAGACAGACATTACTCAAATCCAACTGTTTGTTTGGCGcggtcacagcattggtttgtgactgttgcgccggCATTGACCttcaatccttctcttacacagagaaagaggcctatgcccagcagtggaatgttacaggctgaatggtGATTgtgatttgataaataaataagtttaaaacataaaaacagtataaaatgtgataacattatttaaaggCCAATACAAAGAAATCAAAATGGTggaaacattatatatatatatatatatatatatatatatatatatatatatatatattttatgcaataaaatCTCGATCGACTTTATGGAACTAACCATAATTATAAGAttctaaataaagatattagttTATAAAAGTGAATGATTTCTTATAAAGTCTTTAATATAACACCAatcaattacatatatatatgtatatacataaaagaatgtttgtctatatgtcctttatctttatagaatcgtaaactttgcatttgatcatgtcatgatcttgagcaaagtgttgtgcatgagcccacttGGGTTTCTGAGTGGgtatgaccaaaaaaaaaaagaaacagctagtactaaataaaaaaaaagtattagagcgttataatttatacaaaaaataataaaagtcaccATAGACATTATATTCTTACAAATACTCTCCATAAAGTATAACAAAAGTCACCGTTACGTACAGTTTTGTGATTGGATTatcttccaacaaaaaatacgGCAGTTTAACGCAACATTCATCACTTGTCATAACCGGAATCAGACCGCTACGATTGAAAGACGGATAACTATAAATCATAGTGGAATAACGTGTGAACTGGTCttgaaaatgatatttttagaatattttttttgagaaaTGTGGCTATATCTTTCTcgtatatattttgaattgagGTTGATTAAAGTTTTCGGTTAAGGGAAATCCGATAGACATTTgcaaatttttttgatttttcaaaatatatctaaatattttttgtcaagAGATTTAAGGACAGTTTCACAGTTTGTTGATGAAACTATGTGGCATATAACAGTACTAATAGAGTTTATGatatagttttttcttttttattatcagtCTCTACTTTATATGTGGACTATTTAactattacgcttcagcctgtaatatcccacttctgggcataggcctcttttcccatgtaggagaagtatcagagcttaatccaccacgctgctccaatgcgaattggcagatatattccctactatgagtaacgattgctatcaggtgtacacgataacaaccgggaccgacggcttaacgtgctctccgaggcacggtggggagacccacaaggactgcacaaacacccagaccacggcaaacacctgtatggccaatactaatgtttgtcatgtgcggggatcgaactcgcaaccgccagcgcaacgggtacaatccatggctgtaaccgttgcgccaacgcggcgtcggtTAATTTAATTGTAGGATTCAATTTAACTATTGAATCCtacaatttttgtattagtttattatttttgttaagccTTAAAGATCCAAACCTAAGGCTTATTACAGGGTTTCTTATACATGTGCACGCTTATCACTTACTGACACACACGCAAACACACGCATACATAGACgcacacatacaaacacaacgcacaaaattaacatttttatattatctgttaTTGACTAATATTGTCGGCCTCTGTGGATGAGTGGGGATTACCCAGTAGCACGGgacattttaattacatttataacgTGTATTAATATAAGAAAGCACTTCAATTTATTCTTTCAAGGACATGCTAAGGAAATCATCTTTGTTCTAAAATGATGAACCTCTCATAATTGTTGCAAtctcaatatatgtatttatgtttcgcttcagcctgtaatatcccactgttgggcataggcctctttccccatgtaggtgaaggatcagagcttaatccaccacgctgctccaatgcgggttgacggatatattccctactatgagtaacgatcgctatcaggtgtacatgataacaaccgggactgacggcttaacgtgctctccgaggcacggtggggagacccacaaggactgcacaaacccCCAGATCATGGCAAAcgcctgtatggctaatacaaatgtatgtcatgtgcggggatcgaacccgcaaccgccagcgcaaccggcacaatccatcatgaccgttgcgccaacgcggcgtcgtatTTATGTttgaatgtatgtatttatgtatgtgtgtatatgtgcaAGTAAGTGTGTATATAGTTAAGcatgtattttatatgaatatatgtattttatattattaattttaaatgtatatacaaaataagcttatagctttattattttttcgaccattttgttcgttttttgttttattttttatttatcaatctTGCGCTAATGTGTCACGCAGTAACATCGTTTCTCACCACCATGAGTAGACTGGTAGAgctctcttacagagataagtttgCCCTTGCCAACaccttatataaaaatgatttataattaagtttttaaagtgcaataaagaatataattcgTTTCGCACACCCAGTCCTACATCCAGTACAGCTAGCTACCTTGcgacttgtttgttaaaaattatcacTGTCAATAAgctattttatatcttttatatttcgaacattaaatatttataat
The Melitaea cinxia chromosome 23, ilMelCinx1.1, whole genome shotgun sequence DNA segment above includes these coding regions:
- the LOC123665033 gene encoding octopamine receptor beta-2R encodes the protein MDQVNVTRNETSNATGVEDQEWTQAVMFRLRTAVLLLIVIMAVLGNLLVIVSVMRHRKLRVITNYFVVSLAFADILVAMVVMPFNFSVQFYNEWIFGPVICDLWNSSDVYFTSTSILHLCCISVDRYYAIVKPLKYPIKMTKKMAFVMLAATWLSPITISYAPIFMGWYTTSEYMRTRELNQCEFKVNKPYAVISSSISFWIPCTIMVFTYLAIFKEANRQEKALHARAGNAMLMHRHSREVGDKNGALHINATTPTKDRNILKMKREHKAARTLGIIMGAFILCWLPFFLFYLSTSLCDSCTYPEVVTVIMFWTGYFNSALNPIIYAYFNRDFRNAFKNTLACAFCSFCRRSASDSEAMERLDRRGSAQLRVPIPSRRASDLASL